From Anolis carolinensis isolate JA03-04 unplaced genomic scaffold, rAnoCar3.1.pri scaffold_8, whole genome shotgun sequence, a single genomic window includes:
- the usp39 gene encoding ubiquitin carboxyl-terminal hydrolase 39, producing the protein MTSCFDGRVAFVSSGVTASSGAGGLSCACAGLSSVAMSLRVKRERDPWPALSGGEVKPVKVKREPEEEEEQQPRIKQEPKEEPDEDEDEPEVKYGRFDPEDRRSRHCPYLDTINKSVLDFDFEKLCSISLSHINVYACLVCGKYFQGRGLKSHAYIHSVQFSHHVFLNLHTLKFYCLPDNYEIIDSSLEDITYVLKPTFTKQHIANLDKQAKLSRAYDGTTYLPGIVGLNNIKANDYANAVLQALSNVPPLRNYFLEEENYKNIKRPPGDIMFLLVQRFGELMRKLWNPRNFKAHVSPHEMLQAVVLCSKKNFQITKQGDGVDFLSWFLNALHSALGGTKKKKKTIVTDVFQGSMRIFTKKLPHPDLPAEEKEQLLQNEEYQEKMVESTFMYLTLDLPTAPLYKDEKEQLIIPQVPLFNILAKFNGITEKEYKTYKENFLKRFQLTKLPPYLIFCIKRFTKNNFFVEKNPTIVNFPITNVDLREYLSEEVQAVHKNTTYDLIANIVHDGKPAEGAYRIHVLHHGTGKWYELQDLQVTDILPQMITLSEAYIQIWKRRDNKEETNQQGA; encoded by the exons ATGACGTCATGTTTCGACGGACGTGTAGCCTTCGTCTCCTCGGGCGTGACGGCATCTTCTGGCGCCGGAGGACTCTCGTGCGCATGCGCGGGCTTGTCGTCCGTGGCGATGTCGTTGAGAGTGAAGCGGGAGAGAGACCCATGGCCGGCCTTGTCCGGCGGGGAAGTGAAGCCGGTGAAAGTGAAGCGGGAgcccgaagaggaggaggagcagcagccccGGATCAAGCAGGAGCCCAAGGAGGAGCCGGACGAAGATGAGGACGAACCCGAAG TCAAATATGGCCGTTTTGACCCAGAGGACCGACGGAGCCGGCACTGCCCTTATTTGGACACCATCAACAA GAGTGTTCTGGACTTTGACTTCGAGAAGCTCTGTTCCATTTCCCTTTCTCACATCAACGTGTATGCATGTTTGGTCTGTGGAAAATATTTTCAGG GCCGGGGCTTGAAGTCCCACGCCTACATTCACAGTGTCCAGTTCAGCCACCACGTCTTCCTCAATCTCCACACCTTGAAGTTTTACTGTCTGCCAGACAACTATGAAATCATTGACTCTTCATTGGAGGATATCACA TATGTCCTGAAGCCCACCTTCACCAAGCAGCACATCGCCAACCTGGACAAACAGGCCAAGCTCTCCCGGGCCTACGATGGCACCACCTACCTTCCAGGCATCGTGGGCTTGAACAACATCAAGGCTAATGACTACGCCAATGCTGTTCTCCAG GCACTGTCCAACGTCCCTCCGCTGcggaattatttcctggaggaggaGAACTACAAGAACATCAAGCGCCCGCCGGGGGACATCATGTTCCTGCTGGTCCAGAGATTTGGGGAGCTCATGCGGAAGCTGTGGAACCCCCGGAATTTCAAGGCTCATGTCTCCCCCCATGAAATGCTGCAGGCCGTAGTCCTGTGCAGCAAGAAGAACTTCCAGATCACCAAGCAAG GAGATGGGGTGGACTTCCTTTCCTGGTTCTTGAACGCCCTGCACTCTGCTCTCGGTgggacaaagaagaagaaaaaga CCATTGTGACAGATGTGTTCCAGGGGTCCATGCGGATTTTCACCAAGAAGCTGCCACATCCCGACTTG CCAGCCGAGGAGAAGGAGCAGCTGCTCCAGAATGAGGAGTACCAAGAGAAAATGGTGGAGTCTACCTTTATGTACCTGACGCTGGACCTGCCCACGGCCCCGCTCTACAAGGATGAGAAGGAGCAGCTCATCATCCCCCAGGTGCCCCTCTTCAACATCCTGGCCAAGTTCAACGGCATCACCGAGAAG GAATATAAAACCTACAAGGAGAACTTCCTCAAGCGCTTCCAGCTCACCAAGCTGCCCCCGTACCTCATCTTCTGCATCAAAAGGTTCACCAAGAACAATTTCTTTGTGGAGAAGAACCCCACCATCGTCAACTTCCCCATCAC GAACGTGGACCTCCGGGAGTATCTCTCTGAGGAAGTGCAGGCTGTGCACAAGAACACCACGTACGACCTTATCGCCAACATCGTGCACGACGGGAAGCCGGCGGAAGGAGCTTACAGGATCCATGTCTTGCACCAT GGCACAGGCAAGTGGTATGAACTGCAGGACTTGCAGG